One stretch of Nitrososphaerota archaeon DNA includes these proteins:
- the speD gene encoding adenosylmethionine decarboxylase, whose protein sequence is MGIHIIAEFWGVDSGKISRVEHLRAVLDRVVAKSGLHVVSSCFHQFEPFGVSAVYLLRESHISVHTWPEYSYIALDIFTCGADEPALTAYQLLLEEFKPTSVEERFIRRVDFGEIRSQNLARVSVLK, encoded by the coding sequence ATGGGCATTCACATTATCGCCGAATTTTGGGGTGTGGATTCTGGGAAGATCTCCCGGGTTGAACACCTTCGGGCGGTCTTGGATAGGGTAGTTGCTAAATCCGGTTTACACGTAGTCTCCTCTTGCTTCCACCAGTTTGAGCCTTTCGGCGTATCAGCCGTCTATCTTCTACGGGAATCGCACATCAGCGTGCACACTTGGCCCGAATACTCATATATTGCTCTAGATATATTTACTTGCGGCGCTGATGAGCCAGCTCTAACAGCCTACCAACTGCTCTTAGAGGAGTTTAAACCAACCTCTGTAGAGGAGAGGTTCATCAGGAGGGTGGACTTTGGAGAGATTAGAAGCCAAAATCTTGCGAGAGTTAGCGTACTCAAATAA